The sequence TATGGTGTCTTTGTCCGCTCCAGTCAAGTCCACGTCTTGTCTCCCGAGGAGGAGATGCATAGCGTAGACGACGAGTCCATGCCTCCTCCACCGACACCTTCTTCGACAGTAACACGTCCCGCTGCCACGCTCACTCCttccgctgccgccgctgcgcGTCTCAGTCCACGCAAGAGCGTAGCACCTACACCATCCCGGGCACCAGCTACCAGGAGCAGCCTTGCTCCTGCGGCGCCACCTTCTGCGACGAGACGGACCAGCGCTAccagcgtcagcagcagtatTTCTTCCGCATCAGCATCAAGGCCACCAACGTCGGCCAGCATCACATCACGCACCTCCTCCCCCATCAAGCCATCCACCGGAGTGCGCTCACCTGTCAAACCAACCGCAACCGGCCGTATCTCGGCAGCATCCAGCATGATGCggtcagcagcggcagcgagcTCACTTGCAAACAAAACCGCTTCGCCGAGCACCCCAGTCGCCACTGCGCGTACGCTCCGGACCGCTAACACtcctgcttctgctgctctATCAAGTGCGAGAACGCCAACGGCTGGTTCCGGCATGACAAGGACAGCGCAAAGAGCCATTCCATCCGCAGTCTCAGCCTCCGCCAAACCACAAACCCCAGCAGCTGCCAGGGCAGGGCTTCGTCCTGTCCCTGCAAGTCGACCGTCCATGATCAGTGGCGCTTCTCGTACCGCTGCCTCCAGTCCCAGCGTCGCCTCGACGTCTCGTGTCGGTGCAGCACGTGCGGCTGCCGCATCTGCTCCCATCTCTCGCGCCGCGAGTTCGATAAGCATCGTATCCCGTGCTGGCAGCTCGCTTGGTCCCTCCCGCCTAGGTCCGAGAAGCTCAGCGGGCAGTGCAGTCAGCTCTGGTCGCACCAGTGCGTCACGCCGTCTGCAAGATCctgacgatgacgatgctgacTATCTGCTAGGAGCACAAGACgatgatcaagacgatcTCCTTGCTACCGAATCGTATGCTAACCTAGCGCAGACCGATGAGGATAATGTGGTGGATGATGCAGACCAAaccatcgacgctggctCAGCTGCAGACTCGACCTTGCGCTCtaccaagctgctcaacaagtCGACACGAGATTTCATGAGCCTTGTCGAgccatcctcttccaaTGCAGCGGTGCGGTCTTCCGCCGAGTTTGGCGCCTTGCAAAAGGAAGTCGAGGAGCTGCGTGCCAAAGTGCGCGTTCTCGAAAAGAAGCGTGACGACGATCGAAATCGtatcgccgagctcgaaggGCTCAGggagcaagccgagctcTCGATCGCCGCAGCGCCCAAACTCACGGCCAAAGTCCACGAACTGCAGGCTGAGCTCAAAGACCAGAAGAAACTCGAAAAGGATTGGGCTATCGAAAAGGACGACTTTGAGCGGCAGCTATCCCATCTGaatgacgagctcgagtcgttGACCCTGGATCGTGAGATGGCCGAAGAGAAAGCCGAGACTGCGGTTCTCGAAGCGCAGGAACATCTTCTGTCGCTCGAGGCCGCCAACAACAAGATTCGAGCTCTCGAGAAGGACCTAAATCCGCATCTTCTTCGGCGCAgcgctggtgctggagAAGCAGGTGGCGACCAAGATGATAGTGGTCAAGGCGCCGCGTactctgctgcttctgatTTGTTGCAGCGCGAAAACGATCAGCTGCGCCGGGTTCTTCGAGACCTGCGTGATCGTTCCAACGAGACCGAAGGAGAGCACCGCCGAAGGatcatcgagcttgagcgcgaGAACACGGAGCTGATCGAACTGAATGCGACCAACGATTCGCTGCTGCCCGAATTGGAGAATGCAGAGTCCATGATTGAAGATctcaagctgcagctcgacgacgcacTCGGTGCTCAAGACTTGGTCGAACAGCTCACCGAGCGGAACTTGCAGTTGAGCGACCTCGTCAAGAAGCTTCGCGACGAAATTGAAGAGCACGAGACCATGGCAGAGATCAACAACGAGCTAGAGGAACAGCACACCATCAACGAAAAGGAGCTCCGCGAGGAGATCGACCTGTGCGAGTCACGCATCCGCGATCTGCTCACGCGCAATGAAGGTCTCGAGAACAACGCGGTTGACTATCAGAATACATTCGCCCAATTTCGCGACCTTGTCTCGAATCTCCAAAGCGAACTGGAAGCTACCAAGGCGGAGCAGGCCGAGTATGGAGGCGGAGACGGTGCGGGACGGAGAGGTTTGGCGGATCAAGCCATGCTTAACCTCAATCTCAAGCTGCAGTCGAGCGCACTCAAAAGTCAAGCCAAGACCATTGATTTGGAACTCGGACGGCTACAGGCAGCCCAAGCGACTTCGCATCTTGAGATGGTCCGCTCGTATCTACCGAGCGCCTACTTTGAAGCAGACGCCGATGCAGTCAATTGCTTGCTCTTTTTCCGTCGTATGGCTGCAAAATCGGATCTGATCAAGACCGTCGTCGAGACCAATCACGATATTCAAGAAAGCCTGTCAGGCATTGTCCCCGAAACCATGGTCAGCGTCTGCCAGATGCGTCACTCGATTGCTCATTTCACTGCCCTGTCTCGACAGATTGCTGCAGTGCTGCGTCTAGCGCCCACCGAGGTGTTTCTTCGGGGCGGGCGCATGTTCCGCGAGAATATGGCCATCGAACGCAAGGTGGATGCCTTCATCGCAGCGCTGCGACGCGAAGAGCTCAAAGAACAAGAATGCGGCCTCGAGTTCGGCAGATTCGTCAAACAGTTTGAAGATTTCACCATGGCATTGGGCGGAGAGGAAAACGACAGCGATCTCGCTGCCAAAGAAGTGGGTTCAGCCAACTTGATCGACCACGATCTTGATACACTCATTGCAGCTCTTGGctacgccaagcagcagcttgcgcagctgtATGCGGATGACGATGTCGAGTGGGACATGGCAAGCAAGAACATCGAGGATGACGTCTTTGATCCGCTGCAGGAGCTCATCAATCGCATTCGCAACACCAAGGTGCTTACGCGTAAAGTGTTGCGCAGGCTTTTGAGCCTCGCCGAAAACGACGAAGCGGTGCGAATGGAGGCCATCAtggcgcttccaccgctGGGCAGGCTCACATCACAGCTGGTGACATTTGCCACACAGCTGTCCACGTCAATCTCGACGTACGTTGCCGAGGTGCGAACGTCCAAGACGGTGTTCGAGATCTCCAAGgtgatcgagatggtggcgGAAGCGACCGAAGAAGGACTCGGCAAGCCAGACATCAACCTGTGGTCTGGCCCACTTTCGTCCACTTTGCATCTGTCGAACACCGTTCAGACAGTGCTCACGGCCATTGTCGAGCAAGGAAACGTCATTCGCATCGTCGGTCCCGGTCCCTGGCTTGCACGCGcggtcgagatcaagacgcAGGCAGCTCAGAATCCCGAGCTAGAAAGGCAGGTgaccaagctgagcgaAGACGCGCGCGACTTGCTCCGGCAGGTGAAAGCACGAGATCAGGCGTTGCAAGAGGGTTCGATCAAGATTGAACGGCTGCAAAAGCAACTGGAGAAATCAAAGGCACAGGTGGACGAGCACAGCGATGTGCGTTCGAAGCTCACTGAAACGCAACGTCAAGCCAAGGCGTACCAGGATGCAAACGATGCTCTAcagagcgagatcgaggcgtTGCAGAAGGATCACGATCGGCTGAAAGCCCAGCTGGCTTCTGCGCCGGAGGATGCATTGGCAGCGAATCAAGCAGTGGGCGAAGGCGAAGCCCGAATTGGTGGCGCTGGTCGTGCGCTCGCAGATGGCGCAGTGGACGTAGGCGCGAGCTATGGCAGTTTGGAGACGTCCTATCTGGTGGATCAGCTGGAAGCGCTCAAAGGTGCGCTCAAGCATCTACGCAACGAAAATGCTAGTCTCAAGGGTAGCGCCTTGTTGCAACAGATGGAAGCACTTCCTGCCCTTGTTCGTCGATCGCAGCCGGAAGTGGTTGCCGCCAAGAGCGGCGACGAAAGCGACACCAAGAAGATCGGAGAGCCGGTCAAACGTGTACCGCTGCGTACGGCTCGCAGGGCTAACACGGCGGCTGGTGGATCGGTTCTTACcgaagcaaagcagctcTACAACACAGCGCTCACGACGttggccttgtcgagcgtggTCGATCTCACACCGCTGAGTTCAAAGTCAGCACGGCTGATGGAATCCACCGGTGAGGCCGGTGCAACGGAGAGCAAAGGCGTAGCGAGAAGACCCTGGTTGCCATATCACAAGCAGCCAGAGGTGCAGTTGGAGCAACAGACACAAACGCGACTCAAGCTGTCAAAGCAGCTGACGGCTCTTTCGGAACGATTAGCGCCGGCGGTTGGCTCAGTGACGTCGGCGCCGAGGTTCACGATGCGTACCATTTCGACCTAGAcagacaatcgtgaatgacgacGTTGTGCTAGCATTTGCAGAGTGTCATGGAGTGCGTGAGAGTCAAAGGCTCAAATAGGTGCAGTGGTAAGGGTATGAGTGAGTCGCGGCGCGTTATGCTGAGACGGGTTCTGCTGGTGCACCGTCGACGGGCTTAGCGTTATTTGCGGCGTTGTGAGATCTGGTGCGTCTCTTGTTTCTTGGTTGGCCGTTTGTTTCGGCGGCGACAAGCTTCTGCTCGCTCTGGGATTTCTTGTCGGTCGCTGGTGCAGGTGTCGATGATCCACTTTGAGCAGTTTCAGTGGCGCGATTCTTGGTCGTACTCGAGCGtcttctcttcttcctgGCGCTGTGAGTTGTTGCACCTTGGGCGTTATCAGCGTTCGAGCTGGACGCTTGCAATCTCGcgcgtgcagctgcacgtTGTTTCTGCTTCTTCAACTCCTGTTCTCTTTTCAGTTTATCGTCCATGCTCAGACGCGGGGTTTTGGGTTTGCGAACCGACAAAGGATTGGGTGCTTTGCGCTTACGCCTTCTTGAACCAGCCTCTTGGTTTGCTTCTGCCTGGCCGGCTTCTACTGCGTCCGTTTCCGCTGCATCattagcagcagcaccaacaatgtcgagctcgacattggGCACACTCTTCAACAACGCAGCTTCACTGAGCGGCAAACTCAACTTTTGCTCCTCCTTTTCTTcgatcttgctcttggtcaACGGACTCATAGGTTCCAGCACCATGACTGCCTGTGTGAAATGCATCATGGGTAATCCTGCAACACCCAGCCTGAGATCTCGCCTCAACTCGCCCTGTTCAGAGGCTACAATGTAACGATGTTTGTTCTTGTCTCCGACGCATTCCTTGATGCATCGCTGCGGATCGATGGCATCTCGATGATTGCACATCCTTCGCTCCCATTGCTTGGCCATGTCGACAGTAGACTGCGCTTGCTTTCCGAGAGCGTAGAGTGCTTGCATGCAGCATTGTGTGATGAGCGGTTTGATCTTTTTCGACTGCAGAACGTTACTGAATTGGTTGAGCGGGTCAGAGATCTTGTACCGGCtgagagcgagcgagaaggTATCGTCGATGAGAAGCTGGTAGGGCTCACGGAAACCGAATTGGAGCTGGTATGCGTGAAGCATCTTGCGATACAGTTTGGCACGACGCTGTCTCATTTTGATAAGATTGCCCCGCGATAGCGGTGTGGATGAGGTagaggatgacgagaaTGAAACGGGGGAGCGAGGACGGTGGTGGCCTGGAGCGATGCTGGGTTGCGAGCAGGCAAAAACAAGCAATGAAGGGTCTTTGCAACTTTTTCCTCTTTTTCTTCGTGTTCTTCTCGCAGGGTGGAGGCAAGATCTTCTCAAAATTTCAAGAAAtcaatgtgaatcgtgaatcatgtcggcattcgtgattcggaCCACAGACAAgcaagacacgagagaCACGAGGGGCTTATTTTACGCGCCTGTCAAGGTGTAAGATCACAAGCTAATCACAAGAGCACGAGTTTTTGTTtttacgaatcacgaatcacgaatcacgaatcacgaatcacgaatcacgaatcacgaatcacgaatgcgagcACAAGGCAAAAAGCACGGAGCGTGGAGCAAGGCGATGTTTATGATGGCGTCGTCATGCACTGCACTGTACtgtactcacgactgtacaTCATCTTTTGTTGACGAGTGCACCCAGAGTTCCCACCCAGTGTGCCCGTGGACGCCAAATTTCGGTATgatacattcgtgattgagacCTTCGCCTGCCCCTTGCCTATCCGTGCGAGGTTCACTTTGTCCCGCTGAAACACAAAAGTTCGGGTGGGCTTGAAGAAGGGCTTTTATCTGGCTTTGctacaatcgtgaatgaatcacgatATGAGCTGTCGGAAAATAtacaactcacaactcgaTCAAACCGATCGTGGGAAAGCTCACCACATCACATGACCTTAGTCTGTATGCTTGATCCGGACGGAAGCACTCATTGACACTTGCCATGGGACTTTGGACAGCTCCGTGTTGGTGGGCCAGAATgcgcagtcacgagtgctcTGGCTGGCTACGCCCTCTCAGACGGCTACTCCGAACGTTTGGCTCACCCTGGAAATTCACTTGCTTCTCTGTTCTCATAGAGGAAGGTGACATTTGGAACGCACCGCTTGTCATTTGCTTGTCATCAGTCTTGCTGCCAATGATTTTGCGGATCAGTGGCTGCAGTGTGGGCTATCCAGCTCTTGTACCAGTCGATGCTGGGATAGCCAgacattcacagattgtAGGTACAGTATACGCAAATTTGAATTGGTGGCTATATGAAGTAGCAAATGCTCATCGATGAGTTTTCCCAccatcattcacgattgtggtACCCACGCCGGCTCAGAGTCGGTGCGgaagctcgatctcggatggtgccattcacgattgtttgCTTGACAGCCCCACAATGCTGGTGACAAGTGCTGAGTTGGTTCGGAGCTTCACGGATGCAACACCTCTGCTTACACCCTTCTTCTCAGCGCTGTTAGTCTCTTCTGTTCTGTTCTGATCCATTCGCGATCATAGTTTGCGTTACTTCTCCACCTTTCCTTTCATCCACCACCTTCCTTTGCATAACTTTTCCAACAGCGTTGAGGTAAACACATCAAAATGGTTCGGATCATCGCAAAAAGGGAGGGTGACACTGAGACCACGGAAGATCCCGCTAAAAGGACACGACTCGATGACGCCGACCCTGGAATCGTCTTTTCTCCTGGCCCTTCCCCGTATCAGAATCAGCAACAGTCTTCGTGGACTGTCGTCCGAAACTCTGTGGCCTTCAACGGCTCAGCCGTCACCACAAATCGCACCGATGCGCTCCTCAGCTTCACATTCCCCGGCGACTCTCTGACTCTTGGTCTACTTTACAAGGCGAGCGGCACAAAGTTCCAAGTTAAACTCGAGAACGGCACCTCTTCCTACTTTGAAGTGACTGCCGCTGAGGCGACCGCTTCGGCTCCCTACGGCGACAAACAAGCTTTTCAAAAGACGATCTTCCACCTCACAGGACTCTCATGTACAAACCACACAGCAACCTTAAGTCCATTGCCATTGTCGGAAGGTAAAGGAGGCGATGCCAACGAAATTTCGCTCTTCTTCGATTGGTTCAGCTTTCCTTCATCTGACCAACTCAGATCTTGTAGTGCGAACAGCAACCATTTTTCAGCTACTTCTGTGCCTACTGATGGCTCGAATCTCGCACCGAATGACGGCGTAATTAACAGACCGCCACCATCTACAACACATGACCCGAACACAATGTATGCCGGCATCGGAGTTGGAGCGGCCGTGCTTGGGTTCACctttgctctgctcgtGGTCCGACTCTTGCGCCgtcggcagcatcgtcagccGCTTTTGACTGATCCGATCGATCGTTCCTACAGACCCACTCGAAAGCATACAAGTGACGAAACGGTCAATCTGCCGTTGACTGTGTCAAATCATTCAGCACTGTTGACACATGAGCCTGAGCCTGTCTTCAGGCCTAGAGGCATCCATGCATTTGCACAGAACGCTTCTCTTGCTGAAGGTCACAATGTCACTCGACCAGGCACCATGGAAAGTGCGTCAGCAATCACCATGTCTCCGCTTATGCCCATTCCATCTGCGAGTTATCCCAGACAATCCGAGGATGTAGGCTTCAGTATCGGCAGCGCGCTGACGGGCCTCCAGAATAGCCCTGCCAACGCAACGGCGGATTGGCGGAACAGTGGAAGCAAGCtgcaattcgtgaatccaaGAGCGTCCCCGCTTTCGCCTGTGGAGTCTCGTTCGCATGTAGACAGTTCGTCGACGCTTGTCGATGCATATGCGATACAGCGCATGTCGAACAGCATACCGGCATTGAACACGGCTCCTGCCACTAATTTTGGCAAAACGAAAGCGTCATCGCCTTACAAATTGCCACGTCGCCCAAAAACAGCCTCAGCCGCCGACCGTCTACGCCAACAAGCTagccagctcgacgttcAGCGTCCTCTGTCTCCCTTTGACCGCACAGGCACCACCACTATCTCCGGTGTGATGCGCGGCCAACACGCGATACTCCAGCCCCGCCTCGCCACCGCGCCAGCCAGCTCGTCTAAGAACAAATTTCGACGCAACTCGATCGGCTCGGGCGACACGCACTGGTCAGCCGCTTCTGCTGAAGCATCCGCTTTAGAGAGCCACAAGGAGAGAGAGTGTTGCAAAACCCAGTTGGACATACCCAATATCGAAAAGACCACGGACAGCGAGGCGGAGATGTGGATCAGCAAAGCCAAGATCCTAGAACaaaggagaaggaggagaaACTCGATGGGTGGTACGAGCAATGTGCCCAAACGACCGCCGAAATCGCCTCAGAGGCCATCAACAAGTCATGCTGCCTTGGAGATCCCATCATACCAGCCTTTTACGATCGGTTGAGGTTCGACAAGGACATTCATCCGTGTCGTGTTCTCGCTTGATGTTTCAGTCTTTGTCGTCAACAAACACATGAACCTAGCCAACGTTTACATTTCGTCGACTCTGTCTATGCCTCTACTTGACTGCACTGCAACCACATGTAAATGGGCCGAAGCATCCCGGCCAGGTCCGCTTTACTGTGCAAAATCACCGCCGAACTCGAGCGCGACCCTGTCGTGCAATCTGACCTCGGCGACCTTGTTCCAGCCGAGAAGGTCGCACGCGGTCTGTGTTGGTTGTGCTGCATTGATCCAAAAATCCTTCACTGAGCTCATGTAGCTGGATGGATGTTTGGCCACTTTCCACGGCAGCGCGAGGATGTTGCGTACGTGTCTTTGCCTCAGTACTACGTTTGCGCTACACCTGTAGCTGTGATGGCAATAAGCTGGAGACCAAGCGCCGTTTCTTGGGCCTGGGATTTGGGTTGCAAAGCTATGTTGGTCACCTTGGATTTCGACACTAGCCCATTGCGTAAGATTCCATAGGTCGATGACAAATTTCTTGCATGTGAAATCGCGTTTGATTCTGAGGCCTGGACCGTAGCAGACCTTTTCCGAGGCGCATGTTGAAGGCCAGTGAAGCTTGGGGGCGAGTGCGGTGGGTGGAGCGAAATGCCAGTGGAACTCGGCATGGTCTTGTATGATATGTATGCCAACGAGGAATGCTGTGAGGCCGAGGATGGAGCCACCAGCCAAAGAGAGGTGGATGGAATCAGGTGTAGAAGAGTAAGACGGCCGTACGTTTGGGTCCGGTAGAGGCGAAGCAGCGTGAGCCCACATCCAGCCCGAGGGGAATGATTGACCCCAATTCTTTTCAACATGCAACAAACCTCGTCCTGCTGCAATCGCATTATCCAGTTCGAGACGCGCCGAGTCGGGCGCGAGGTGTTCCAAGGAGAACATCGCTGGTGCAGAAGATGAATGCACATACCAATGCAAAGGTAGAAATGCACCTAGGTGTTGGATCCATCCTTCCGGTCCTCGACTTCCCATCGGTATCCCCGACCGCGATCGCCAAGGACAAAACTTTGTGCTCCTCAGCCTAACTCGAGTGTCCACCTTCTTCCCATCTGTTGATCGTTCTTCGTTGAGCAATGTCAAGTCCACCACCACATTCCCATCCGAAGTTACCTCCAAGAACCCCAGTTCCGGTTCCGCATCGGCCAACGCGTCTACGAGGTCGATTCGAAACGGCTGCACTGCAAAACATCCCGCTCGAGCGCCCATCTTAAGCTGCCAAGACGGGATGTACTTGACGATTTCGAAGCTCTGTCCCTCTTTTGGCGCTCGGGAGGCATTGCGCGGCAATTTCTCCTCTCTCTTCGACCAAGTCGTATGCGAGTATAATGCGTTGTGCAGCGCAGCTTCTTCGCCATGCACAATCCACCTCAGGTAGATACATATCCGTTGGTCGACG is a genomic window of Mycosarcoma maydis chromosome 10, whole genome shotgun sequence containing:
- a CDS encoding uncharacterized protein (related to Dynactin 1) codes for the protein MSTPRAPGTAPQPIHLHSRVKVSNLGHGEVLFVGQTSFAPGVWVGIELDEQNGKNNGSVQGKRYFECDDGYGVFVRSSQVHVLSPEEEMHSVDDESMPPPPTPSSTVTRPAATLTPSAAAAARLSPRKSVAPTPSRAPATRSSLAPAAPPSATRRTSATSVSSSISSASASRPPTSASITSRTSSPIKPSTGVRSPVKPTATGRISAASSMMRSAAAASSLANKTASPSTPVATARTLRTANTPASAALSSARTPTAGSGMTRTAQRAIPSAVSASAKPQTPAAARAGLRPVPASRPSMISGASRTAASSPSVASTSRVGAARAAAASAPISRAASSISIVSRAGSSLGPSRLGPRSSAGSAVSSGRTSASRRLQDPDDDDADYLLGAQDDDQDDLLATESYANLAQTDEDNVVDDADQTIDAGSAADSTLRSTKLLNKSTRDFMSLVEPSSSNAAVRSSAEFGALQKEVEELRAKVRVLEKKRDDDRNRIAELEGLREQAELSIAAAPKLTAKVHELQAELKDQKKLEKDWAIEKDDFERQLSHLNDELESLTLDREMAEEKAETAVLEAQEHLLSLEAANNKIRALEKDLNPHLLRRSAGAGEAGGDQDDSGQGAAYSAASDLLQRENDQLRRVLRDLRDRSNETEGEHRRRIIELERENTELIELNATNDSLLPELENAESMIEDLKLQLDDALGAQDLVEQLTERNLQLSDLVKKLRDEIEEHETMAEINNELEEQHTINEKELREEIDLCESRIRDLLTRNEGLENNAVDYQNTFAQFRDLVSNLQSELEATKAEQAEYGGGDGAGRRGLADQAMLNLNLKLQSSALKSQAKTIDLELGRLQAAQATSHLEMVRSYLPSAYFEADADAVNCLLFFRRMAAKSDLIKTVVETNHDIQESLSGIVPETMVSVCQMRHSIAHFTALSRQIAAVLRLAPTEVFLRGGRMFRENMAIERKVDAFIAALRREELKEQECGLEFGRFVKQFEDFTMALGGEENDSDLAAKEVGSANLIDHDLDTLIAALGYAKQQLAQLYADDDVEWDMASKNIEDDVFDPLQELINRIRNTKVLTRKVLRRLLSLAENDEAVRMEAIMALPPLGRLTSQLVTFATQLSTSISTYVAEVRTSKTVFEISKVIEMVAEATEEGLGKPDINLWSGPLSSTLHLSNTVQTVLTAIVEQGNVIRIVGPGPWLARAVEIKTQAAQNPELERQVTKLSEDARDLLRQVKARDQALQEGSIKIERLQKQLEKSKAQVDEHSDVRSKLTETQRQAKAYQDANDALQSEIEALQKDHDRLKAQLASAPEDALAANQAVGEGEARIGGAGRALADGAVDVGASYGSLETSYLVDQLEALKGALKHLRNENASLKGSALLQQMEALPALVRRSQPEVVAAKSGDESDTKKIGEPVKRVPLRTARRANTAAGGSVLTEAKQLYNTALTTLALSSVVDLTPLSSKSARLMESTGEAGATESKGVARRPWLPYHKQPEVQLEQQTQTRLKLSKQLTALSERLAPAVGSVTSAPRFTMRTIST
- a CDS encoding rRNA-binding ribosome biosynthesis protein UTP23 (related to UTP23 - essential nucleolar protein that is a component of the SSU processome), with protein sequence MRQRRAKLYRKMLHAYQLQFGFREPYQLLIDDTFSLALSRYKISDPLNQFSNVLQSKKIKPLITQCCMQALYALGKQAQSTVDMAKQWERRMCNHRDAIDPQRCIKECVGDKNKHRYIVASEQGELRRDLRLGVAGLPMMHFTQAVMVLEPMSPLTKSKIEEKEEQKLSLPLSEAALLKSVPNVELDIVGAAANDAAETDAVEAGQAEANQEAGSRRRKRKAPNPLSVRKPKTPRLSMDDKLKREQELKKQKQRAAARARLQASSSNADNAQGATTHSARKKRRRSSTTKNRATETAQSGSSTPAPATDKKSQSEQKLVAAETNGQPRNKRRTRSHNAANNAKPVDGAPAEPVSA